One genomic segment of Ictidomys tridecemlineatus isolate mIctTri1 chromosome Y, mIctTri1.hap1, whole genome shotgun sequence includes these proteins:
- the LOC101961855 gene encoding uncharacterized protein LOC101961855 produces the protein MLEVLRNLAFIGNKCDEKKIEYEIKNSESILRHITSHSGHKCHKHEECEDKPCEFKQYRQSLVFLKSVHTQMLIQTGEGPYERTVCGKVSSCSSDIQRHEDTHTGWQPYEYQKCAGASSSLPDVQRHMRTHRGGKHFQCEVCGEAFHFSSLFRKHEKIHSGKKLYQCKEGGQTFISHTSLQRHRITHTGNVPFKCKVCGKDFAYPSSLRILHRTHIGENLYECKQCGKAFATSHNLQIHGRTHIGEKLYECKQCGKAFATSHQLHKHRRIHTIKKPYECQQCGKALTTAFGLQIHERTHTGEKPYECKQCGKAFTQSSGLHSHEQTHTGEKPYACKQCGKAFATSSYLHRHGRTHTGEKPHKCKQCGKAFAIFSYLQSHEKTHTGEKPYKCEQCGKAFSTSSHLHIHGRRHTREKCSECQQCGKVFTTSSGLQIHERTHSGEKPYECKQCGKAFTQSSHFYSHEKTHTGAKPYDCKQCGKAFATSSYLHKHGRTHIGEKPHKCMQCGKAFAIFSYLQSHEKTHTGEKPYKCEQCGKAFATSHQLHKHGRIHTREKPYECQQCGIALTSSTGLQIHERTHTGEKPYECKQCGKAFTQSSSLHSHVKTHTGEKPYACKQCGKAFSRSSSLYIHGRLHTSENPYACKQCGKAFATFRYLQSHEKTHTGEKPYKCEQCGKAFSTSSYLHIHGRRHTREKCSKCQQCGKVFTTASGLQIHERTHTGEKPYECKQCGKAFSTSSSLQIHGRLHTGEKPYECKQCGKAFARSDYLQIHGRMHTGEKPYACKQCGKAFTQSTNLHTHEKTHTGEKPYECKQCGKAFSKFSSLQIHGRVHTGEKPYECKQCGKAFATFSYLQLHEKTHTGEKPYKCEQCGKAFSTSSNLQIHGRRHTREKCSECQQCGKVFTTASGLQIHE, from the exons atgttggaagtcctcagaaacctggcttttatag GAAACAAATGCgatgaaaagaaaattgaatatgaGATAAAAAATTCTGAGAGCATTCTAAG GCACATCACATCTCACTCTGGACACAAATGCCACAAGCATGAGGAATGTGAAGACAAGCCATGCGAATTTAAACAGTACAGGCAATCCCTGGTTTTCCTCAAAAGTGTTCACACACAAATGTTAATACAAACTGGAGAGGGACCCTATGAACGTACAGTATGTGGGAAAGTCTCCAGTTGTTCCAGTGACATTCAAAGGCATGAAGATACTCATACTGGGTGGCAACCCTATGAATATCAAAAATGTGCTGGagcctcttcttctctcccagATGTTCAAAGACACATGAGAACACACAGAGGAGGTAAACATTTTCAATGTGAGGTATGTGGGGAagcctttcatttctcctctttatttagaaaacatgaaaaaattcatTCTGGAAAGAAACTCTATCAATGTAAAGAAGGTGGTCAAACCTTTATTTCACACACAAGTCTTCAAAGGCACAGGATCACACACACGGGGAATGTACCTTTCAAAtgtaaggtatgtgggaaagaTTTTGCTTATCCCAGTTCACTTAGAATACTTCACAGAACACATATTGGAGAGAACctctatgaatgtaagcagtgtgggaaagcctttgctacatcccatAACCTTCAGATTCATGGGAGAACACATATCGGAGAGAAGCTTTATgagtgtaagcagtgtggcaaagcctttgctacatctcaTCAGCTTCATAAACATCGAAgaatacatacaataaaaaagccctatgaatgtcaacaatgtggaaaagccctTACTACTGCCTTtggccttcagatacatgaacgaactcatactggagagaagccctatgaatgtaagcagtgtgggaaagccttcactcagtcctctggccttcactcacatgaacaaactcatactggagagaagccctatgcatgtaagcagtgtggcaaagcctttgccaCATCCAGTTACCTTCacagacatggaagaacacatactggagagaagccccataaatgtaagcagtgtggcaaagcctttgctatatTCAGTTACCTTCagtcacatgaaaaaactcatactggggagaagccataTAAATgtgagcagtgtggaaaagccttttctaCATCTAGTCACCTTCATATTCATGGAAGAAGACATACTAGAGAGAAATGCtctgaatgtcaacaatgtggaaaagtcttcactacTTCCTCtggccttcagatacatgaacgaactcatagtggagagaagccctatgaatgtaaacagtgtggtaaagccttcactcagtcctctcacTTTTactcacatgaaaaaactcatactggagcaaagccctatgattgtaagcagtgtggcaaagcctttgctacgtCCAGTTACCTTCACaaacatggaagaacacatattGGAGAGAAGCCCCATAAATGTatgcagtgtggcaaagcctttgctatatTCAGTTACCTTCagtcacatgaaaaaactcatactggggagaagccataTAAATGtgagcagtgtggcaaagcctttgctacatctcatcagcttcataaacatggaagaatacataccagagaaaagccctatgaatgtcaacaatgtggaataGCCCTTACTTCTTCCACtggccttcagatacatgaacgaactcatactggagagaagccatatgaatgtaagcagtgtgggaaagccttcactcagtcctctagCCTTCACTCACATgtaaaaactcatactggagagaagccctatgcatgtaagcagtgtggcaaagccttttctagaTCCAGTTCTCTTTACATTCATGGAAGACTGCATACTTCAGAAAATCCCtatgcatgtaagcagtgtggcaaagcctttgctacattcCGTTACCTTCagtcacatgaaaaaactcatactggggagaagccctataagtgtgagcagtgtggaaaagccttttctaCATCTAGTTACCTTCATATTCATGGAAGAAGACATACTAGAGAGAAATGCTctaaatgtcaacaatgtggaaaagtcttcactacTGCCTCtggccttcagatacatgaacgaactcatactggagagaagccctatgaatgtaagcagtgtggcaaagccttttctacatccagttctcttcagattcatggaagactacatactggagaaaagccctatgaatgtaagcagtgtggcaaagcctttgctagatccgattatcttcagattcatggaagaatgcatactggagagaagccctatgcatgtaagcagtgtggcaaagccttcactcagtccacTAACcttcacacacatgaaaaaactcatactggagagaagccttatgaatgtaagcagtgtggcaaagccttttctaaatTCAGTtctcttcagattcatggaagagtgcatactggagaaaagccctatgaatgtaagcagtgtggaaaagcctttgctacattcAGTTACCTTCAGttacatgaaaaaactcatactggggagaagccttATAAATgtgagcagtgtggaaaagccttttctacatctagtaaccttcagattcatggaagaagacatactagagagaaatgctctgaatgtcaacaatgtggaaaagtcttcactacTGCCTCtggccttcagatacatgaatga